A single region of the Thermoanaerobaculia bacterium genome encodes:
- a CDS encoding class I SAM-dependent methyltransferase encodes MPDEPTLKNVSDTALWVAQYRVMESARPDAIFRDPLAKTLVADRGEEIVRRMKVGDLAWPMIVRTAVMDEIILGSIAREGVDCVLNLAAGLDARPYRLPLPRSLRWIEADLPPMIAYKEEKLAGEEPVCALERVAADLSDPDARRRLFSRAADGAAAVLVVTEGLLAYLAPEQVASLSDDLHAEPAMRLWLIDLASPRLKKMLDRRVGRHVGAANAPFRFAPAEGTRFFEPHGWNELEFRSTIEEGIRLDRKPKMAWLYRLFSRISSPARREEMRRMGGVVLLGRR; translated from the coding sequence ATGCCCGACGAGCCGACGCTGAAGAACGTCTCCGACACCGCGCTCTGGGTCGCCCAGTACCGCGTGATGGAGAGCGCGCGCCCGGACGCGATCTTCCGGGATCCGCTCGCGAAGACGCTCGTCGCGGATCGCGGGGAAGAGATCGTCCGCCGGATGAAGGTCGGCGATCTCGCCTGGCCGATGATCGTGCGCACCGCGGTGATGGACGAGATCATCCTCGGGTCGATCGCCCGGGAGGGCGTGGATTGCGTCCTCAACCTCGCCGCCGGCCTCGACGCCCGTCCGTACCGGCTGCCGCTGCCGAGGTCCCTTCGCTGGATCGAGGCCGATCTTCCGCCGATGATCGCCTACAAGGAGGAGAAACTCGCCGGCGAGGAGCCGGTCTGCGCGCTCGAGCGGGTGGCGGCCGACCTGTCCGACCCCGATGCCCGACGCCGGCTCTTCTCCCGCGCGGCGGACGGCGCCGCGGCGGTCCTCGTCGTGACCGAAGGTCTCCTCGCGTACCTCGCGCCGGAGCAGGTGGCCTCTCTCTCCGACGACCTCCATGCCGAGCCGGCGATGCGCCTCTGGCTCATCGACCTCGCCTCTCCGCGCCTCAAGAAAATGCTCGACCGGAGGGTCGGCAGGCACGTCGGCGCCGCCAACGCACCGTTCCGTTTCGCGCCGGCCGAAGGGACGAGGTTCTTCGAGCCCCACGGATGGAACGAGCTCGAGTTCCGCTCCACGATCGAGGAGGGGATTCGGCTCGACCGCAAACCGAAGATGGCCTGGCTCTACCGGCTCTTCTCCCGCATCAGCTCGCCCGCCCGGCGCGAGGAAATGAGGCGCATGGGCGGGGTCGTCCTGCTCGGGCGGCGCTGA